Genomic segment of Diceros bicornis minor isolate mBicDic1 chromosome 29, mDicBic1.mat.cur, whole genome shotgun sequence:
gaaaatttaaccaTTGACATTAAAAGGGTACGTTTTGTCACAATTATTCCAGAAGGATAAACTTTGTTCTCATttgataaactgaaaaaaaataagccaattATTTTGATGTAGGAGGGAGGTAAGGGCTAAAAATGATGTTTAACCTCACTGATATCTAACAGTTTAGATTTTAATTTCTATCTTACTATGCTTTCTTTTCCTgtaaacaatttttattaaaaaataccttAGCATTcattctctctgggcctcattatCTTTATGTGTAGAGTATGGCTGTGGGACTAAGTGAAGAATTCTTAATTTGGAATCCATGAATGGTCAGGTCTTTGCAGCCCCTGAAAATGAATCCAAATTATACATATAGGTGTATATATGCATTTTTCTGGGGAGCTATCCATAGCTTTGATCTGATTTTCACAGATAAAACACAAAAACTAGTCAATTTCTAAAGACCCTGACAGCTCTAATATTCTAAGATTAGTGAAACAAAGATAATTTTCATGTAGATATAAATTAGAGGTTTTCTCTAAGACTGATTAGAAGGGTTAGTGTTTTGACCTGAATATcaggtatttttaaatagttttttttttttaatttgtgtttttaaacaaattaagATCTAAACTGTTAGGTATCAGTTTTAAACATCTTGAGCCCTTAGTCCTCTCCTACGTCACCCATTACATTCCCCTCAAATGGCCCACAGCCTATACCACTAGCCTGAGAGAGAAGAAGGACGGTGTCCAGACACGCTCAGTGTTTCCTAACGGGGTGTTTACTTCTCTTATGCACCCTTCTGGGACATGGGACAAGGCAGAGGATGCAGGTGGATGAAGGAGACAGTGACTGATAACACCACAAATTTGCTTGCAGTCAAGGACTCAGTGCTTAAAACAAATGTTGATGCCATCAAGATGGTCTGGCTCTGACAGAACAAAAGCTCAGTGGTTGTCTTTATCTCTGTGATAGCATCGCCTCCTGTCAGCAGCCCTTAAAGCCCACTGGCCTGGTCCTGGGAGACTGAACTCTTAGGGCCTTCCAACCTTGAGTGCCCTTTCCTATTCCGACCCAGTCCCAGGTTTATGCGTTGCTGTTTAGCAAACCAGAAGAGCCTGGGGTACATTTAGTGTTTCAAAGAGCAggggggagaagggggagaaTATTGATGCAAACATAAGGGCACAGACTCAGAAAAGAACATTCCAGTTATCAAATACACAATTTCAGTTACCAAATATACACTCAGAAGAAATGGGTGGGGAATCAGGGAACAGACCTAATCTCTAACCCCAATCCCACCCTACTGTCCAGAATTAATACAGACTTCCCAGATTAAATAATTTTCCTCAAAAGCAAAaacatttctactttttaaatttaaaaatatctaagaaaaattaattagaaatgtGATGAGATATTGGATGTCCATTAGTGAAAATGAAAGCCATTGTAACAATTATACGGAATGCTATTTCAGGAgttctgagttttaaagcaaacaATAGCAAGAAACAGGGAAATAACACCtactttttcattttagatatGTTGCTTTTATTCAAAAGAATAACTGCTTGACAAACTCTTAAATCACGAGGTTTGAACCACACCAAACCGTCCATCCTCGGCAACAGCTCTGTGAGGAAGGTACCTGCACAGCTATAGGGACCACACAGTCCTTTCCTCCCTTGTTGCTCTCTAGCGCTGAGACCTGTAGTAGCTGAAACCACTGTTCTAGTGGGCAGTTACAACAGTCGTTTCCTCCGTCCTGTTCCCCACAGAGCTGCCCAAGTGACCATCTGCTCCTGGGGTTGGACCATCTGCTTTTGTGAAAGTTACAATATTGCAGTTTACAAAAATCCAAATTGTTGCTTTGATTTATATAATTTAACTGAATCATAGAAAGATTTCTATGATGTTTAAAACACTGATAGACTCTACTTTAAATATTCTCTCAGATCCCGTCTACATTTGTTATCGGTGATCAATAAAGATAACATAATAAGCAGGAAGGTGTAATTCTGTTAGCATGTTCCCTTTGCAATTTAATAAGATTTCAGATCACACAGCGTTTTTCTACGTTACAAAATTTGGTACAATACACCTCTACCAGGAAAGTCTAAGAAATTCCAAATATTACAATAAAATTATTGTAACTAGAAATAGAACAGAACACATGAAGCAAACACATGCACAGAAAATTAAATCCTTTCAAAAACGACACTGCTATAGCCCCACACCAAATTTGTCATTGGTAGGAAATGCGTTTCTAGTCTGGTAAATGTGGTGTAACAAACTCCTACTCACTAGCTTCTCAGGTTGGTGGCTGCAGCTGACATGTTTTTCTATGAAGTATGCCAACCTATTAGACGTTTGATTTGGAAGTGTAGAATTAGGATTCATGAAGTCTTGATATGTCATCTTTCTAGACCTTTCCTTTTAGGAGCACCCAAGCTATCCTACTCCAACGTGTTCCAAAAGACTTCTAAAGGATCCCAGTTTCTTTCCTGCTTCCCCTCTTCATAACAGCCTTCACATCTCTGAACCCATGCAGGAGTCCTAGGAAGACTCTAATTCCAGTTCAGTTACTTATTTGTGCGTGGCTTTAGGCCAAAAAACTTTCATCTATAACATAGGGATTTCTTTTATGAAAGGGAAGGCGATGCCCTGCCTTCTTCACATAATTGTCTtaaggataaaatgaaaattatgtgagaaattgcTTTAATTCTAATGTGCTATATTTAAGCATTATAGTTTTTCTCTATGACAAGCAACAGCTTTGTCCTAGGCCCAAATTAGAAAACACTATTGATATTTCATTCAGCATCTCGTTAGTTGATGGCTAATCTGATTAATTTGGGAGCATATGACAGACTTGCTCTTTTTCTCCCTATCTGTTCATAGTGAAGATCACTAATACATGAATGGACAGTGCGACCATGAGTGATTACAGGTGACAGAGCGAACGCTAGCCTTGGGCATCAACGACCACCCTGCTGTCCAGTTCACTAACGAGCAGTGCCACTGAGGGAGTTAGGATTTCGTAATACTTGCGGTTTTAATTCTTCTCAAACAGAAAACTGCAGTAGAGAGCATTAGATACTTATGCTGTAGCCATCAAAAAACCAAGATAACTTTCTTACTGAATCACAGACAGCATTTGCTCATTCTGCATGAGACGGATGTATCTGGGCAATATGCTGCCATCTAGGGACAATATTACAAAAGTTTTCTGACAAGAGAAAACTAACCGCATTTATCCATTCTGTTGCTATAGCTCACCAGTCATTTCTCTTGTCAAATTTAAATAGTGTTCTTAGTATCCTCCTAAGGTCTTTGATGCTCACAGCCATGAAGATCCACTTTCCTCAGAAATGCATCAAACTACTATGTGTTTGCAGTATTACCCAGGAGTCCCGAAAAAATTACCCTTTATAAGTTACTTTTATATACTATTCCTATAAAAGGACCAAACTCTTGTTTAAATGTCATAACTGAGACCATCAAGTGTGCTGACTGGAGATAAATGTCTTACATCTTGTTAATTCTTCTATTAATTAAGAAGTGTTCTGTAAACCAGATATGAAATCAAATTATACAGTTCAAGTTCCTTCTTTCACTTTCAGCTGATAATAGAGAATTACATCAGAATGGAAAAGCAGAACAGCTCCAAATGCACAAAACTTAGCTAGTACTAAAAAATACAATGACTTTTCCCCaatattatacaatattttattgtaacaaaaatatttagatgAGTTTTATAGCAATATATTATCATATACGTACTCACTGAGAAGGACAAATTGGATAAACTGTACTTTTAACAATATCTTACTATACATCCAATTAATCTGAGtaattttggggaaaagaaaaagatctaaAAGCATCCCTTTTTAtataattccatattttttccagagACCTTATAGAAAACACAGAGTCAAGATACAGTTGTAAATTATTATAATTCTAACCTTAATATTAGAATCTGCAACATGTAAAAATTCCAGTCATATACTGCTAGGCATTTGCCAAATGATAATCAAATGTTTGTTGTAATACAGTGGTTTTAAGCTTGTAAGATAATGTTCAGATGCTTTACACTGCCATGGGTCCTTTTGTCTGATTTCACACATTAGCTCAAATACTTTagtaaactcatttttttttcatctgttcaGTCTCTGTGTAATCACTTCTCGGTACATAATAGAGATGTAGATAAGCAACAAAAAGATGACAAAGAAATCATCTAGGAAGCCTAGAATCCCAAACAAGGCCTCAGGTACAAAATCTAGAGGTGATATAAGATAGAAAAAAGCTCCCATTAAACAAAGTATTATCCTGATACGGAACATCCAGAACAGGCCCCCAACTGAAAACATTTCCCTGAATGCATGCCTCAGTAAAGTGGGTAGATCCAGAATTCTCTCCATAATCTGGTAAGGGAAGAACAAATATTGTGATTTGGCATCTAATGTGTCAGActtcaaaataatataattttcttaCAACGTGCAGACAAATTCAGTTAACGTGAATTAAGGAGTTTCACATACTGACTGAACGCCATATTTTCTAGTTATGCATGTTATTTAAAAACAGTTCTTTGATTACTAGGTTCTTATAAAATAGGTCATTGCAGATAACTTAAAAGCAACTAAAATGTCAACAAACCTAAAATATAGGCTATAGTAATGCAGAACTCAAGTTCTCTCTAATCTGAGTTAGTAAAATAAACCAAATGAAGGACCTAGTGTGTAGGATTAGAGTCTGAGGCTTGAGCTCAAGTCTCAGCTTTAAATCAGACAGACATGGGTTTGAATTCAAAGTCAATCACTTATTAGCCAAGTGACCTTAGGGAAAGTTGTTTAACCTACTAGAGATAAGTCAACGACTAATTGAGTATTCATGTGCCATGAGCACTATTAAGAACTAAAAGAGACAGTGTATATAAAAGACTTTTATAAACTGCCAGACAACATATAAGTAGTATATATTAAATACATCAATTTTGATGGCTTTGATAGTCTAAGAATAGCAATGAAACTGATTCCTTCTTAGGATGTTTATTCTGTTTAGTTTGAGTTTAAGCGAATTACTAATTGCCACAAAGATTTTTGGAATGCCAGGCCCTACTTTGCTGCAAATGATTGTTTCTGAATatgtagagaaacacatcaatcACTAGGTTTTTACATAAATGAGCCTAATTTTCACAGCTGAAATGTaacaaattacataaaattttaacaattgaaggatgtggagaaattggaaccctcatacactgttggtgggaatgtatggCCCCTTTGGAAACaagaaacagtttggcagttcctcaaaatattatacATAAAGTTATCATaatatccagcaattccacaatGAGGCTTATACCCAAGAGGAATAAAaactgtgtccacacaaaaactggtaAAAGAATGttaatggcagcattattcataatagccaaaaaatggaaataattcaaatgtccatcaactgataaatggataaacaaaatgtgatatattatttggccataaaaagcaATAAAGTACTGAgatatgctgcaacatggatgaactctgaaaacattatgctaagtgaaataagccagagacaaaaggccatatattataATATCccatttaaatgaaatgatgaaatatccagaatagccaaatctatagagatagaaaatgtagattagtggttgcaatGAACTAGGGAGAGGGTAAGGTAGAGGGGAGAAGGCGAAGGAACTGCTAAAGCTTTGGGGATGATgataatattctaaaattaagaTTATGGTGATAATTAGATTATATctactctgtaaatttactaaaaaccattgaattgtacactttaaacaggtGCACTTTATGGCATGTAAATTACATCTaaacaaagctgttaaaaaaaaagagagagtaccAATATCTatctgtatgaccttgagcaagtcagttTGTTCTCTGTCTGTACACTGCTCATTTGTTCTGTAGCTGTTGACAACAGGAGCTAAGGTCCTGTGTAGTAACGAACTACGGTGACTCCTCAACATGACTTCTTTCATTATCTCATTTCTCAGGGGTTGGTAGATGCAAGGGAAACTGACCAGAGGAAGTAAATCACTTCCTGTGGTCATTCCACTGCCCACAGTTCAGCTATTTTTAACCATATGTATAAATATCATAAATCCAATTCTatgtctatattttatttaacaagtgCCAAATAAGTTGAGAGGGAGTTGGAGACAAAAATGGGAAGAATTGAGCAAGTGAtgagaaaacagttttaaaactcCACCAGATAAAGAAAATCTTGTAACTCTTTGGAAAATtggtcacaaaagaacaaaaatgggTTTTTTAGAAtcacttcctatgttttctattctttatagaagaaactaatatttaaagcaaaacaGCTATACAGCTTTCACAAGGTCTCTGGTAAACTGCTTTAAATATTCTAATGACCAGCCAGTATGTTTTTTGAATGCTTTTCTGTCCTTTATCAGAGCTATTTTGTTCACTTGTCATATggtatcatttatataaaatctgtaATAATTAGACAAGAAATATGAAATGGGTTATTAAGAATGTTTGTATATTAATCATAATCTtacttcaactttgaatgaggtaGAATAGCAAAGTAAGAGCTAAATGTCTTCATTATATTGTAATTTCAACACGTACCAGCTTTCTTACCCATTAAATATCTATCTGACACCTGCAATAAATAGTAATTGAGCAATGGTATGCTTCAcacaaaaatatgaatgaatatcttaaaatgatttttttaagttcagTGGTAGTTCTTGAATTTGAAACATgttaattttcaaagaatcatCCTATAGATGTCATTAGAAGATACGTAAAAAAATTGCTGGAGGAAAATAGCAGAAGAGGCTCCCAAATAACTATGGAGGACAACAGTGACTGGATTGTTTTTCTTGTTGCTTAAACATCTAAAAGAGTTACCCATTATTATCCACAACAGTTGCAACTGTATGCCCCTTGATGTACAGGACATCCCAGAACAAGCAGTACGTGCAAGCAAGCACAAGAGCACACAGGGGGTTAACACTGAGCATTTTAATAGCCTGTGTTTTTGCCTGGGAGTAGTAGTATCAGTTTTTATCTTAAGGATAACTCatgaattcattcaacaaacattaaggGCCTACTGTATCCCAGGCACTAAATTTGGCTATGAGACTATAGTAGTGAGTAAATAAACCCAGTCCTTGCCCTCAGGAAGCTTCTACTCTACTGAGAGAAAACTAATGAAGGAGACTTGAGTACTGTTTGTGACAAAAGCCATGAAGGAAAGGTACAGAGGGCAATACTAGAGAATACCTCAGTTGATCAGGGAAAGCCCTTCTGAGGAAGGTCTGTTTAAGAATGACCTAGAGGATGAGAAGTCAGCCATGAGAAGAGCAGAGGGACAAGCACTCCAAGCAGAGGAAATGGCTTGTGTGAAGGCGTTAAGGTGGACAGACTGGGATTGCATTCTGAGAGCTGAAAGGAGGCCCGTGTAGCTGAAGTGCACTGGCTGAGGGGAGAGTGGCCCAAGGcgtgagggagtgagggaggcgcCGGGTCACGCGGGGCCTTGTAAGCCACAAGTAAGGAGTTGGAACATTATTCCAACGTGGAAGTTTTAAAACACAAGAGCCTCATGGTCTGActtatgttttcaaaatattactcGGGGTGCTGTGCAGAGAAAAACGTCCAAGTGAAGAGGCCACTGCAGCTGTCCCAAGCAAGAGTTGGTGGTGGCTTGGACTGGCATGATGGCTACTGGCGCAGGACGTTTTTATGAGGTAAAAATGACAGAAtccacaaaaaagagaaaagaaatgatacaACTTATTTATAGATcagatgagggagaggaggaaactaaagctGAGCTGAGTAAGGCTGAGAAGAGACGTACCTGAGTTAAGGAGAGAATCAGCTCAATATTAtgcatgttaagtttgagatgcctatggAATACCCAAGTAGAGACGTCAGCTAAGCAGCTGGACACCCAAAGTCGGGGCTTTCCCCATAAATTTGCACTTAGTAAATTCTGGTTTTTGAAGTACATAGTCAGTCATACACACAGTGCTAGAATTCTTTGTTAGATTTTCAGAAAACTGGAATGAGTCAGGAAAATGTgacagtttttaatttatcaaatgccttttttggggggaggtcaACTGTAGAATtaatatgttctttaaaaatagaatGCTTTTGAATAGCTAAGATGACGTAGAAAAAAACCTCCAAAACCTAGTGTTACTTAAGGGAACATTTCAAACAGGTGGCTGGGGTAAACAAAACAGAGTAAATCACAATTGTAAAACTCTCCAGAAGTTCTCAGTTGTAAGTTTTCTCATAAGACAAACCCTATTTTAGAATCACATAGGAGTCGATAATTTTACATTTCCTTCCAGTTTTTCCTATTGCTGTTTTGCTGGTATTTCATAAAGACTTacgtaatgtctttttttttttttaagagagaaaactGTAGTCTTTGGGAAAGCTGTGATTCAATGAATGACAACAATGATGAAGGTAAAAACTTGACCTGACATGCATAACCAAGAGATTTTTCATAGTCGAAGAACATTTGTTCGTTAAATCTCACTTTACAAAAGAGAAGTATCATTATACTCTAACTTTGCACCTGCTTTAACATTACTTACAGATCTGGGCTGCCCTGAGAATCTCCGGTTATAATCATTAATATCTTGATGCAATGGTGTGACATCCTGAGACTGGTCATCTTCACCAAATACTGTTAGCAGTAAAGTTACCTGTatgttacagaaaaaaattgttacACCTCTCTGCAGcattaattttgtcattttgtacTATTATTCAATAGAATGAGAAAAGCTTCTGAAtttatgttttcattcatttcttttaataaagGCAACACAAGGGGGAGTAAGTTATTATTGCATTACAATAAAATCCGATGCAAAATGTAATTTGAAATCCTATGAAATAAAATGGTACCTTATCCAAACACTGGTTCTAATATTTTCCAGTCCACACCAGGGATAAAGTCAGTAGTTCTCTGTATGGGCTAACACATATTTGAAGATATTGGAATGATGAAAACATTCAGGAGCAAAgtgacataaaaatatatacctatcagtttgagagagaaaaattaggGATTTCTTTTTTGGTATCACAATCATGGGTCCTTACCCtcactggtatttgaaatacctttgAAAGCTACCACCCACGACACAGCGGTAAAGTTCCTGCAGGGACTGGCTCTCAGGCACCCGTCGCTACCACAGCCACAGAGGTCCCTCTCGATACTGTTGTACGTCTAACCTAAGACGTCTCCCGGTTTCTCCTGTGGCAGAGGTAAGGGGGAACACAGGTCCCCCAGGACCACACACAGGTAATCAGGAGATGACAGGACCTCGAAAGACATGCACATTTTAAACTACAACAGCCACTACAGAAAAGGGTCACTGATGAGCTCTACAATGAGATAAAACGGGAAGGAGTAGTGACAGATTCAGGTTTAAGTCATCTAGCTGTTTTTATCGTTCCTCCATTCAGCTGTAAAACCAGGGCCGCCCACTGCTCAGACGCTTTCCACACAGCTCCAAAGAGGAGTGACTAAGAGCAGCAGGTGGCAGAAAGAGCAGGGGCAGCCATCTCTTAACAAATTTGTTAATAAAAATGCATTCTCCTAATAAATACTAATTGAGCACCTCCTGTGGGCCAGGGACCACGCTGAGTGCTAGATATACAAAAAATGAAGACACGGCCTTGCCCCTTGGTGGTCATAATACCCAAGACAGAAGGGGAGGCAGACCTGTTCAAAAGCCTGTTCTAAGGCCCAGTGGTAGGTGTTGTACAGTCATCTGTCCTTAATGACGGGGCTGTGTTCTGGGAAAGGCATCATTacgcgatttcgtcattgtgtgaacatcacagactgtactcacacaaacctagatggtctagcctactacacacctaggctctatggtactaatcttatgggactaccgtCATGTATGCCGTCAATCATTGACCaaacgttgttatgtggcacatgactgtactgatGCTTGAGAGTAAGGACTTCTTCTGCCTGGGGTGTCCAGAAAGCTTGAAACTTAAGCTAGCCCTTGAAATGCAGGTAGGCCCATTGGTGTGTTAGTGTATGCATTCAGGAGAGAAGTGGTGAGCGTGCTCCAGTCAGAGGCCGCAGCCTGTGCATTATGATTTCCAGTGAAACCGGAGGTGGAGCAGGGACCTGCCACTTGTCTTGCCTCCAGGATAAATTACTCTACAGTCAAGGAACCAAAAGCTATTACATTAAAACAACTGTATCTCCACCTTTCTAGCCTCTAGCCAATTTATGGGTGGTCTAAAGGACACCATAAGCTACTCTCTATATATATGCCCTATGAAAAGCCTTGGTAGAGCCAAGAAGAGATAGGTGGCGGAACTAATTCTTTAATGTAAGACCTATGGCCTGTCTCAGTGACGCTGGCCAATAGCTTAAGATGATAAGAGGTGCTATTGGCAAATAAGCTTCAGTGCTGACTGCCTAGTGTCACACATCAAATCAGCAGAGAGGcagtataaaaaaaaatcaattttcctCCTGAGCATGCAATAAAAAGTCAAATGTGAAAGAGGCCAAATTTGGAAATCTAGaagcaagaaggaaagaagagaaagacctGAACTTTCCTCTCTGTATCAAAAAAGAAAGCAGTGGTGGGGGGAAGTGGATAGCCAGAACAAAGGCTGAAaggtatatatacgtgtgtgtgtgtatgtgcacacatgtgtatacatGTTTAACAATACCTCCTATATGGTTTTGTTTATATAAATTCCAAAAATCAGGCAAAACTAAACAATAATCTTAGAGGTGCAAGCTAAGGTCATGAAACTATAAAGGGAATCAAGGAAATGCTCATCATACAAGTCAGACAGCGTTACCTCTCAGAGAGGGGGCAGGGTGCTGGCTGGGAAGGTCCTGGGAGGATCTGGGGCTACTGGCCAGCTTTCGTGTCTTCACCTGAGTGTTGACACTCAAGTGCTGCTTTGTGATAACTCAGTGAGCTGTACTTTGCTTTGTGTGCTTTTCTGTATGTCTGttatattttacaaagaatttttgaaaaatgatcacctcttctatcattttattttattttgtgctcTCTGTGGGTTATGCCTTCACAAAATGTCCTTTACTGTTGTTTCAGTGGGGTTGCGAGACGGAGCACAAGAAGATATACACATTCAGCTTGATGTCTTTACCTGGAAGTTCTCTGTCCTTTGCAGAACTTCACTTTGCACACTGAAGACTTCCTAAGGAAATGCTGTCTTTTTACGAGTTCATAACTTGTTATCAGaaaggtatatatttttaaatgaaaaataaaataagtataaaataaattatgaaaaactgTATACAACTGATAGAATGTCCTATTTTGCTAAATTTACTAATTAAAAAACTAAGAACTTCAGCTTCTCAggtttttcagtattttatttttccagtttgtcaaagaaattgagaaaatttgGTACATCTCATCCGTGCTGACATTTCAgtcttcaatatatatttataaaacttaCTGCCTCCCTCCTGAGGTAGCCTCTACACCAACTACAATAGTCTAATCTGTCCTGGATAATGCAATGTGATTATGTCTCCAAaagggacatttaaaaaaatcattattcaTCATTTAAAGCTATCTGGACCCTCACTGGAGAAgggcagattaaaaataaattaaaggggccggcctggtgccatagtggttaagtttgcacgttccactttggcggtccggggttcacgggttcggatcccaggcgcagacctacacaccgctcatcaagccagcggcagtgacccacatacaaaatagaggaagactggcacagaaattagctcagggacaatcttcctcaagcaaaaagaggaagattggcaacagctgttagctcagggccagtcttcctcaccaaaaaaaataaaaataaaaaaaataaaacaaaatcaattaaaataaattaaaaaggaaaaacaatttttttcaaaagaagtatATGTAGGGGATATTTGCTTAAGTGTGATTAAGTTCAGTGATTCCTCTGCTGGTATTACAACAAAGACTTAACTGGGATTTGGGGGAGGAGTCCTTTACCAGTTGTTTTTTACTACAACTGAAGGATTTCAAAGGGAATTCCCTTTTTTTGAGGTGTcttaaagacattaaaaaaaaaataatggagtaACATCATAGAAGCTTTGGATAAATGAAGTTCTGgtgaaaatatcaaaataattcaaaaggtagacacaaaagtataaaaatttacaaaatgaacTAGCATAAGTGATGCTTTCTGGATACAAACATTACCGTTTGTCTACAGATTGGACAGCTGATTGCCCCCAGCCATGAACCATATCGCCAGTACGCAATAATACAGGTACCTAATGGGAAAAAAGAACATTAACACTGATGTTTTAAAGTCCACGTATCCTCAGAAAGTTTCaaagatttgaaatattttaacgGTAtcaccttattttaaaatattttttacttcacCCAACCAACTCTTCAGACAAAttcaaatcttttatttatttatttatttatttatttatttatttatttattttcccccaaagccccagtagatagttgtatgtcatagctgcacatccttctagttgctgacaAATTCAAATCTAATAACAACTCCCAgccattggaaaatatttttatttaaactacCAGCTAAGACAGACATTTTTACACAATCAAAAGTAAGCATGCATTAACTGCTTCAAATGCTATGAggcctcaaagacttaaaaatagagatgccctatgacccagccatcccattactgggaatctatccaacgaacctgaaatcaacaatccaaagaggcttatgcacctctatgttcattgcagcattattcaccatagccaagaagtggaagcaaccta
This window contains:
- the RNF170 gene encoding E3 ubiquitin-protein ligase RNF170 isoform X1 yields the protein MAKYQGEVQSLKLDDDSVIEGVSDQVLVAVVVSFALIATLVYALFRNAHQNIHPENQELVRVLREQLHSEQDAPAAARQQFYTDMYCPICLHQASFPVETNCGHLFCGTCIIAYWRYGSWLGAISCPICRQTEVFSVQSEVLQRTENFQVTLLLTVFGEDDQSQDVTPLHQDINDYNRRFSGQPRSIMERILDLPTLLRHAFREMFSVGGLFWMFRIRIILCLMGAFFYLISPLDFVPEALFGILGFLDDFFVIFLLLIYISIMYREVITQRLNR
- the RNF170 gene encoding E3 ubiquitin-protein ligase RNF170 isoform X2, which codes for MAKYQGEVQSLKLDDDSVIEGVSDQVLVAVVVSFALIATLVYALFRNAHQNIHPENQELVRVLREQLHSEQDAPAAARQQFYTDMYCPICLHQASFPVETNCGHLFCGTCIIAYWRYGSWLGAISCPICRQTVTLLLTVFGEDDQSQDVTPLHQDINDYNRRFSGQPRSIMERILDLPTLLRHAFREMFSVGGLFWMFRIRIILCLMGAFFYLISPLDFVPEALFGILGFLDDFFVIFLLLIYISIMYREVITQRLNR